From Companilactobacillus heilongjiangensis, one genomic window encodes:
- a CDS encoding glycosyltransferase family 4 protein encodes MFSVIVKLFLTMILSAAITPFVVKLAYILGAVDKPNARRVNIKPMPTMGGLAIFIAFNFSTFVLLREQFPTHELFSVFLAECIIILTGIIDDIRELSPKAKLAGILAAALVIYFLAGIRMNEVTLPLIGSFELGWWSLPITIIWIIAITNAVNLIDGLDGLATGVSIIALFTMGVMAYFFLNMTNVYVAIWIFAMVAALVGFLPHNFHPASIFLGDTGSLFIGFMMAVFSLKGLKNVTFITLLMPVVIMGVPITDTVYAILRRLLNKKPIMQADKHHLHHRLMQLGLSHRQTVLVIYGLSLVFAFISMLYPLSTLWGSVLLTVGVLFGLELFIESIGLLGDNRQPLLKAIQRFVKRLEKKD; translated from the coding sequence ATGTTTAGTGTAATAGTAAAATTATTTTTAACGATGATTCTATCGGCTGCGATAACTCCTTTCGTAGTGAAATTAGCTTATATTTTGGGAGCTGTGGATAAACCTAACGCTCGGCGTGTAAATATCAAGCCAATGCCTACAATGGGTGGTCTGGCTATTTTTATTGCGTTTAACTTCTCAACGTTTGTGTTATTGCGAGAACAGTTTCCGACGCATGAGTTGTTCAGTGTTTTCTTGGCTGAATGTATTATCATTTTGACTGGTATCATTGACGATATCCGTGAGCTATCGCCCAAAGCCAAGTTAGCTGGTATTTTAGCAGCAGCTTTAGTTATCTATTTCTTGGCTGGAATCAGGATGAATGAAGTAACGTTGCCATTGATCGGTTCGTTTGAATTAGGTTGGTGGAGTTTGCCAATCACCATCATTTGGATCATTGCCATTACTAATGCGGTCAATTTGATTGATGGACTGGATGGATTAGCTACGGGAGTTTCAATCATTGCCTTATTCACTATGGGAGTCATGGCGTACTTCTTCTTGAATATGACGAATGTGTATGTAGCCATTTGGATTTTTGCCATGGTAGCAGCTCTAGTTGGCTTTCTACCGCATAATTTCCACCCAGCCAGTATCTTCTTAGGGGATACCGGTTCGTTGTTCATAGGCTTCATGATGGCCGTCTTCTCACTGAAAGGTCTGAAGAACGTAACGTTCATTACATTGTTGATGCCAGTTGTGATCATGGGTGTGCCAATTACCGATACTGTCTACGCAATTTTGAGACGATTATTGAACAAGAAGCCAATTATGCAAGCTGATAAACATCATTTGCACCACAGACTGATGCAATTAGGCTTGTCGCACAGACAAACAGTTTTAGTCATCTATGGTTTGTCATTGGTTTTCGCCTTTATCTCAATGCTTTATCCACTATCAACTTTGTGGGGTAGCGTGTTATTGACGGTCGGTGTCCTGTTTGGTTTGGAACTATTCATCGAATCAATCGGATTATTGGGTGATAATCGACAGCCTTTACTAAAAGCAATTCAAAGATTTGTGAAACGATTAGAAAAGAAAGATTAG
- the rny gene encoding ribonuclease Y codes for MYPAIITFSFAIVTLIVGVLFGYALCKDAYEKKLSQAKQTAGDIVSDAKKAAKSLKKETLLEAKDEIHQYREKQEDELKERRRDVQKQENRVLERQDILDKKDQSLEKREENIENNENNISARQHKLDEKAKQLTDTLNEQQAELTRVSNLTREQARKIILDKLNKELVHERAKMIQESDEQAKQRAEKDAKALIVAAIQRSAADTVSESTVTTVTLPNEDMKGRIIGREGRNIRTIEALTGVDLIIDDTPEAVALSAYDPVRREIARMALEKLIEDGRIHPARIEEMVDKSRKEMDDHIREVGEQTVYSLGISSMNPDLIKIIGRMEYRTSYGQNVLNHSIEVAKLSAVMAAEMGEDVMLAKRAGLLHDIGKAIDREVDGSHVEIGVDIATKYKEPEVVVNTIASHHGDVEPTSLIATIVAAADAISASRPGARSESMENYIHRLEKLEEIANKHEGVDHSYAIQAGHEIRVMVKPEEISDDQAAILARDMKGEIEDNLEYPGHIKVTVVREIRKVELAK; via the coding sequence ATGTATCCTGCTATCATAACCTTCTCTTTCGCTATAGTAACATTAATCGTAGGGGTCCTTTTCGGATATGCTCTCTGTAAAGACGCTTACGAGAAAAAACTTTCACAAGCAAAACAAACTGCTGGGGATATCGTATCAGACGCAAAAAAGGCTGCAAAGTCTCTTAAAAAGGAAACTTTGCTAGAAGCCAAAGATGAGATTCATCAATATCGTGAAAAACAAGAAGATGAGTTGAAAGAACGCCGCCGCGATGTTCAAAAACAAGAGAATAGAGTTCTTGAACGACAAGACATTTTGGATAAAAAGGACCAATCGCTTGAAAAGCGTGAGGAAAATATCGAAAATAACGAGAACAATATTTCAGCACGACAACATAAACTTGATGAAAAAGCTAAACAATTGACTGATACTCTTAATGAACAGCAAGCGGAGCTGACAAGAGTAAGTAACTTAACTCGTGAACAAGCAAGAAAGATTATTCTTGATAAGTTGAACAAAGAATTAGTCCATGAACGTGCCAAGATGATCCAAGAAAGCGACGAACAAGCCAAACAACGTGCTGAAAAAGACGCTAAGGCTTTAATTGTTGCCGCTATTCAAAGAAGTGCAGCTGATACAGTTTCTGAATCAACTGTAACGACCGTTACATTGCCTAATGAAGACATGAAAGGTAGAATCATTGGCCGTGAGGGTAGAAATATCCGCACGATTGAAGCGCTTACAGGTGTTGATTTGATTATTGATGATACTCCTGAAGCAGTCGCTTTGAGTGCCTATGATCCTGTCAGACGAGAAATCGCTCGAATGGCTTTGGAGAAATTGATTGAAGATGGTCGGATCCATCCTGCACGCATTGAGGAAATGGTCGACAAGTCCAGAAAAGAAATGGACGATCATATTCGTGAGGTTGGTGAACAAACCGTTTATAGTTTGGGAATCAGCTCAATGAATCCAGATTTAATCAAGATTATCGGACGAATGGAATATCGTACGAGTTACGGTCAAAATGTTTTGAATCACTCTATTGAAGTAGCTAAATTATCCGCTGTAATGGCTGCTGAAATGGGTGAAGATGTTATGTTAGCAAAACGAGCAGGTTTATTGCACGATATCGGTAAAGCTATCGATCGTGAAGTTGACGGTTCCCACGTTGAAATTGGCGTGGATATCGCAACCAAGTATAAAGAACCAGAAGTAGTCGTTAATACGATTGCTTCACATCATGGGGATGTGGAACCAACATCATTAATTGCAACAATCGTTGCTGCGGCTGATGCTATTTCGGCATCACGTCCCGGCGCTAGATCAGAGTCGATGGAGAATTATATCCACCGTCTTGAAAAACTAGAAGAGATTGCCAACAAGCACGAGGGTGTTGATCATAGTTATGCTATTCAAGCTGGTCATGAGATTCGTGTCATGGTTAAGCCAGAAGAAATTTCCGATGATCAAGCTGCAATTTTAGCTCGTGATATGAAAGGTGAAATTGAAGATAACCTTGAGTATCCAGGTCATATTAAAGTTACAGTTGTTCGTGAAATCAGAAAAGTCGAATTAGCGAAATAA
- the recA gene encoding recombinase RecA, which yields MAKDERQKALDVALKKIEKDFGKGAIMRMGDDLNTQISTVSTGSLALDNALGVGGFPRGRIVEIYGPESSGKTTVALHAVAEVQKQGGTAAYIDAENAMDPAYATALGVNIDDLLLSQPDTGEQGLEIADALVSSGAVDIVVVDSVAALVPRAEIEGDMGDAHVGLQARLMSQALRKLSGSINKTKTIALFINQIREKVGIMFGNPETTPGGRALKFYSTIRLEVRRAEQIKDGTDVIGNRTKIKVVKNKVAPPFKVALVDIMYGHGISQTGELVDMAVDKDIIDKSGSWYSYGDERIGQGRENAKTYLAENTDKMEEIKQKVRAAYNMDGTPDEEVAENDDEANKSEDKSTDKADSKAKKGDDNIDLKLDSDKKDSE from the coding sequence TTGGCTAAAGATGAACGACAAAAGGCTTTAGATGTAGCCTTAAAAAAGATTGAAAAAGATTTTGGTAAAGGGGCCATTATGAGAATGGGTGATGATCTCAATACTCAAATCTCAACTGTTTCTACTGGTTCACTAGCCCTTGATAACGCGCTTGGTGTCGGTGGATTTCCACGAGGAAGAATCGTTGAAATCTATGGACCTGAAAGTTCTGGTAAAACAACTGTAGCTTTACACGCCGTTGCTGAAGTACAAAAGCAAGGTGGTACTGCTGCTTATATTGATGCTGAAAATGCGATGGACCCTGCATATGCTACCGCTTTGGGTGTTAATATTGATGACTTATTGCTATCACAACCTGATACTGGTGAACAAGGACTCGAAATTGCCGATGCCTTGGTTTCCAGTGGTGCCGTTGATATCGTCGTTGTCGATTCCGTTGCTGCCTTGGTCCCACGTGCTGAAATTGAAGGGGACATGGGTGATGCCCACGTTGGTCTACAAGCTAGATTGATGTCACAAGCTTTACGTAAGCTTTCTGGCTCAATTAACAAGACTAAGACCATTGCTCTTTTCATTAATCAAATTCGTGAAAAAGTTGGTATCATGTTTGGTAACCCAGAAACTACACCTGGTGGCCGTGCTTTGAAGTTCTATTCAACAATTAGACTTGAAGTACGTCGTGCTGAACAAATTAAAGACGGTACCGATGTTATTGGTAACCGTACTAAGATCAAAGTTGTAAAGAACAAGGTTGCGCCACCATTTAAGGTTGCCCTTGTTGATATCATGTATGGTCATGGTATTTCTCAAACTGGTGAGTTGGTTGATATGGCCGTTGATAAGGATATTATCGACAAGTCTGGTTCATGGTACTCATACGGTGACGAGCGTATTGGTCAAGGTCGTGAGAACGCTAAGACTTACTTGGCAGAAAACACTGACAAGATGGAAGAAATCAAGCAAAAGGTTCGTGCTGCCTATAACATGGACGGTACACCTGATGAAGAAGTCGCTGAAAATGACGATGAAGCTAACAAGTCAGAAGATAAGTCGACTGATAAAGCAGATTCTAAAGCCAAAAAAGGCGATGACAACATCGATTTAAAGCTTGATTCTGATAAAAAAGATAGCGAATAA
- a CDS encoding nicotinamide-nucleotide amidohydrolase family protein yields the protein MKDKVAEILNTVEKADFEAGVPNEFNDLAKQTVDLLKKDKLKITAAESLTAGMFQAAVASIPGASNVFDGGFVTYADEVKIGLLGMDPQLIEQYTVVSSPVASAMAKLSAKKLSADIGVGFTGVAGPDPLEGNPVGTVFIGAYNGKNNEEVVKEFHFTGSRQAIREKSVLCGFALVQEII from the coding sequence ATGAAAGATAAAGTAGCTGAAATTTTGAATACTGTTGAAAAAGCTGATTTTGAAGCCGGCGTACCCAATGAATTTAATGATTTAGCTAAGCAAACGGTCGATTTGTTGAAAAAAGACAAGTTGAAGATTACTGCGGCTGAAAGCTTGACTGCCGGAATGTTTCAAGCAGCTGTGGCATCAATTCCGGGAGCTTCTAACGTCTTTGATGGTGGTTTCGTTACCTATGCCGATGAGGTTAAAATTGGACTCTTAGGCATGGACCCACAGCTGATTGAGCAATACACAGTTGTCAGTTCACCCGTTGCGAGTGCAATGGCGAAATTGTCTGCTAAAAAATTATCTGCGGATATTGGTGTTGGTTTTACGGGTGTCGCTGGTCCTGATCCACTTGAAGGAAACCCTGTGGGGACGGTCTTCATCGGCGCTTATAACGGTAAAAATAACGAAGAAGTAGTCAAAGAATTTCATTTTACAGGCTCTAGACAAGCGATTCGTGAAAAGTCAGTTCTTTGCGGATTTGCTCTCGTTCAAGAAATAATATAA
- the pgsA gene encoding CDP-diacylglycerol--glycerol-3-phosphate 3-phosphatidyltransferase, protein MVWNVPNKLTMLRIILIPVFIILLAFNWNGLGDIYVANDLIPINHVLATVVFVVASLTDLLDGKIARKYNLVSNFGKFADTLADKMLVMTAFIFLVSFKMAPAWVVAIIVCRELAVTGLRTIVLEVGGKVMAAQMPGKIKTTTQMLAIIFLLMHNIFFSAINIPIGEIFLYICLIFTIYSGADYFWQSREIFKS, encoded by the coding sequence ATGGTTTGGAATGTACCAAATAAATTGACAATGCTACGAATTATTTTAATTCCAGTATTCATTATCTTGTTAGCTTTTAATTGGAATGGTTTAGGAGACATCTATGTTGCTAATGATTTGATTCCAATCAATCACGTCTTAGCCACAGTTGTATTCGTAGTGGCATCATTAACTGATCTACTTGATGGTAAGATTGCTCGTAAGTATAATTTAGTTTCTAATTTCGGTAAATTTGCCGACACTTTGGCTGATAAAATGCTTGTTATGACAGCTTTTATCTTCCTTGTAAGTTTCAAAATGGCTCCAGCTTGGGTAGTAGCAATTATCGTTTGTCGTGAGTTAGCTGTTACTGGTTTGAGAACGATTGTTTTGGAAGTCGGTGGCAAAGTCATGGCCGCTCAAATGCCTGGTAAGATTAAGACTACAACGCAAATGCTTGCTATTATTTTCCTATTGATGCACAATATTTTCTTCTCTGCTATCAATATTCCCATCGGTGAGATCTTCTTATACATCTGTTTGATCTTTACAATTTATTCTGGTGCTGATTATTTCTGGCAAAGTCGTGAAATTTTTAAATCATAA
- a CDS encoding helix-turn-helix domain-containing protein, translating to MDEIGQKLRNARIKKGYTIDDLQQITKIQKRYLIAIEEGQFDHLPGDFYVRAFIKQYSDAVGISSDDLLEEYKADIPNSQPTQESAPEETKTRTIKEESNSFFSNLGNYIPQIVVGIVVIVIIGVIAFGMVHRNQNASSVTIPKDNTTQTTKKSTKKTPAKKTPAKKAEAKTKELTVKESSTEGTYTITNAPTDGVKVDVEGSGGQAWIQFKEGSNTTWQQALSSGEKKSTTVPSDTTTFTVQTGNVTNTKVTIDGKAVDLSKSQSGSTIVKTLTFNIEK from the coding sequence ATGGACGAAATTGGCCAAAAGTTAAGAAACGCTCGTATCAAAAAGGGCTACACAATTGATGATTTACAACAAATCACCAAAATTCAAAAGAGATATTTAATCGCTATCGAAGAAGGTCAATTTGATCATCTTCCTGGTGATTTCTATGTTCGTGCTTTTATCAAGCAATATTCTGATGCTGTTGGTATCTCAAGTGACGACTTGTTAGAAGAGTACAAAGCAGATATCCCTAATTCACAACCAACTCAAGAATCAGCTCCAGAAGAAACAAAGACTCGTACTATTAAAGAAGAGTCAAATTCATTCTTCTCAAACTTGGGTAACTACATTCCTCAAATCGTAGTTGGTATCGTTGTGATCGTTATTATCGGCGTAATTGCCTTTGGAATGGTGCACCGTAATCAAAATGCTTCAAGTGTAACGATTCCTAAGGACAATACGACACAAACAACTAAGAAGAGCACTAAAAAGACTCCAGCCAAGAAAACTCCAGCTAAAAAGGCCGAAGCTAAGACTAAAGAGTTAACAGTTAAAGAATCTTCAACAGAAGGTACTTATACTATTACTAATGCTCCAACAGACGGTGTTAAAGTCGATGTTGAAGGTAGTGGCGGTCAAGCTTGGATTCAATTCAAAGAAGGCTCAAACACAACTTGGCAACAAGCTTTGAGCTCAGGTGAAAAGAAATCAACTACAGTACCAAGCGATACAACAACATTCACAGTTCAAACAGGTAACGTTACAAACACTAAGGTGACAATTGATGGCAAGGCTGTCGATTTGTCAAAATCACAAAGTGGTAGCACTATCGTTAAAACTTTGACATTTAATATTGAAAAATAA
- the ymfI gene encoding elongation factor P 5-aminopentanone reductase — MYALVMGSSGDIGTSTAKNLAAKGWSLYLHYNRNYDRIDKLRTELVEKYPKQDFIPIKFDMEHDKVDDLTKQIFGLDAVVFAQGNTYYKLLVDISEEEIDSLWNIHVKLPILILKQLQDKLAKTHHGRVVFIGSIYGKVGSAMEVVYSTVKGAMSSFADAYAKEVASLGLSVNVVAPGAVNTKMNTQEFSSEDLESVKDEIPADRLANPDEIADLVSYLVNIKSNYLTGQTIYFAGGWLL, encoded by the coding sequence ATGTATGCATTAGTTATGGGCAGTTCTGGCGATATTGGAACTAGTACTGCTAAGAATCTAGCCGCAAAGGGCTGGTCGCTGTATCTGCATTACAATCGCAACTATGATCGAATCGACAAGTTGCGCACGGAATTGGTGGAAAAGTATCCCAAACAAGATTTCATTCCGATTAAGTTCGATATGGAACATGACAAAGTTGACGATTTGACCAAACAAATTTTTGGCTTGGATGCTGTTGTCTTTGCCCAGGGGAACACTTACTACAAGCTGTTAGTCGATATTTCGGAAGAGGAGATTGATTCGCTGTGGAACATTCACGTGAAGTTGCCGATTCTGATTTTGAAACAGCTACAAGATAAGCTTGCCAAAACTCATCATGGTCGCGTGGTCTTCATCGGTTCAATCTATGGCAAAGTCGGCTCAGCAATGGAAGTCGTTTACAGTACTGTTAAAGGTGCGATGTCCTCATTTGCGGATGCCTATGCCAAGGAAGTTGCGTCTCTCGGATTATCCGTCAATGTCGTGGCTCCTGGAGCTGTAAATACCAAGATGAACACTCAAGAATTCTCCAGTGAGGACCTTGAAAGTGTCAAAGATGAGATACCAGCTGATAGGTTGGCAAATCCGGATGAAATAGCTGATTTAGTCAGTTATTTAGTCAATATCAAATCAAATTATCTGACAGGGCAAACGATTTATTTTGCTGGTGGTTGGTTGCTATAG
- the yfmH gene encoding EF-P 5-aminopentanol modification-associated protein YfmH: MTEKLEKQTKKLTNGLQISVVPLAGFSQVYGLAMANFGSVDTKAGDKTLPSGIAHFIEHKLFAKPDYDISEKFAKYGANSNAYTSYTKTGYLFQTLENPYDNLEVLLDLIQHPYFTEKNVASERGIIDQEIQMYLDMPEWVLEQRILGQLYPNDPIAEDIAGSSDSLQQINHENLLETYRQNYRPDNMDIVLVGDVEFEKVENIVENSDFHTIEQPYSKTFNKFEKIGAGGQEGMDITQARSAYGIRIDTEMTGYELVKKQFELNMIMETLIGESSKNYQEMSRLNLIDDSFSYNVVAENNYCFIIISGSTNNPEKFQEYLRKNLSYETLKDVLTDAKFERIKRDAIGSYLFAQNSPEAIANQMAELYFYDVDYLQLIHMIDSIKKDDVLEISDKFLQDDNCTYYNLLPNRK; the protein is encoded by the coding sequence ATGACAGAGAAATTAGAGAAACAGACAAAAAAATTAACTAATGGTTTGCAGATCAGCGTGGTTCCTTTGGCCGGATTCAGTCAAGTTTATGGATTAGCCATGGCAAACTTTGGTTCCGTTGATACAAAAGCGGGCGACAAGACATTGCCATCAGGAATTGCTCACTTTATTGAGCATAAATTATTTGCCAAACCAGACTATGATATTTCGGAAAAGTTTGCCAAATATGGTGCTAATTCTAACGCCTATACGAGTTATACAAAGACTGGCTACTTGTTCCAAACATTGGAAAATCCTTATGACAACTTAGAAGTTTTGTTGGACTTGATTCAACATCCATACTTTACTGAGAAAAACGTTGCTTCCGAACGTGGCATTATCGATCAAGAAATTCAGATGTATTTGGATATGCCGGAATGGGTTTTGGAACAAAGAATCCTCGGACAACTTTATCCTAATGATCCAATCGCTGAAGATATTGCTGGTTCGAGCGATTCGTTACAACAGATCAATCATGAGAACTTATTAGAGACTTATCGACAAAACTATCGTCCTGATAACATGGATATTGTCTTAGTCGGTGACGTTGAGTTTGAAAAAGTTGAAAATATTGTTGAAAATTCTGATTTTCACACGATTGAGCAACCATATTCAAAAACTTTTAACAAATTTGAAAAAATTGGTGCTGGTGGTCAAGAAGGTATGGACATCACTCAAGCTCGTTCTGCCTACGGAATCCGGATTGATACTGAGATGACTGGCTATGAATTGGTCAAGAAACAGTTCGAATTGAACATGATCATGGAAACTTTAATTGGCGAGTCGTCAAAGAATTATCAAGAAATGAGCCGTTTGAACTTAATTGATGACAGTTTTTCTTATAATGTTGTTGCAGAAAATAACTATTGTTTTATCATAATTAGTGGGTCTACTAATAATCCTGAAAAATTTCAAGAATATTTACGCAAAAATCTTTCATATGAAACGCTCAAGGATGTTTTGACAGATGCTAAATTCGAACGTATCAAGCGTGATGCAATCGGATCTTACTTGTTTGCTCAAAATTCACCCGAGGCAATTGCCAACCAAATGGCTGAGTTATATTTCTATGATGTTGATTATTTACAATTGATTCATATGATTGACTCAATTAAAAAAGATGATGTGTTAGAAATTTCTGATAAATTCTTACAAGATGATAATTGTACCTACTACAATCTTTTGCCGAATAGGAAGTAA
- the yfmF gene encoding EF-P 5-aminopentanol modification-associated protein YfmF gives MRKTLAKNIFLNINPIKKFRTIKIQIDFLRPLKKEETTARRLLANVMSNSTKDYPSFRAINDREMELYGSEINVYTRNLLNFNDLAFSVEFADPNFLIDGKTQLKDNLDLLGEIIFKPNLTADNKFDETAFETEKRNLLSNLMSIEDNQDLVSSLGLAKLIYRDNPDRQVPIFGTIDELKELTNQELLKTYQDVIQNDAVVINVVGNVDEEEFLAELNDSIFESKLQNDRNDLTVQFDRFNDLIAKPASQIDHKHLNQSRIALAYATEGVSKDFSRLAPQIMNLILGGDDQSQLFLQVREKNSLAYSVSSVYQPLSHLVMIQAGLDADSVDKALDLINQQINFIKQGKFTDAQVEHAQKVMLTQRKISSDTIQHYIMHSIWETVYPKTLLTDAQFQAELDNLDKKHIASVADHMHAIAQYQLIGD, from the coding sequence TTGAGAAAAACACTAGCAAAGAATATTTTCTTAAATATCAATCCAATCAAAAAATTTCGGACGATCAAGATTCAAATTGACTTTCTTCGTCCATTGAAAAAGGAAGAGACGACAGCACGCCGCTTATTAGCTAACGTTATGTCTAACTCGACGAAAGATTATCCCAGTTTTCGGGCGATAAATGACCGTGAAATGGAACTCTATGGTTCAGAGATTAACGTCTATACACGCAACCTATTGAACTTTAACGATTTGGCTTTTAGTGTCGAGTTCGCTGATCCTAATTTCTTGATTGATGGTAAGACACAGCTCAAGGATAATTTGGATTTATTAGGTGAAATCATCTTTAAACCAAATTTGACGGCTGATAATAAATTTGACGAGACTGCTTTTGAAACTGAGAAACGTAATCTATTGTCAAACTTGATGTCGATTGAAGATAATCAAGACTTGGTCAGTTCATTGGGTCTAGCTAAGTTGATTTATCGTGACAATCCTGACCGCCAAGTGCCAATTTTTGGTACTATCGACGAATTGAAGGAGCTCACTAATCAAGAGTTATTGAAGACGTATCAAGACGTGATTCAAAACGATGCTGTCGTGATCAATGTTGTTGGTAATGTGGATGAGGAAGAGTTCTTAGCTGAATTGAATGACAGTATTTTTGAAAGCAAGCTCCAAAATGACCGTAACGACTTAACGGTACAATTTGATAGATTTAATGATTTGATTGCAAAACCTGCTAGTCAAATCGACCACAAACATCTTAATCAGAGTCGAATTGCTTTGGCATATGCGACTGAGGGTGTCTCAAAAGATTTCAGTCGTTTAGCACCACAGATTATGAATCTGATTCTTGGTGGCGACGACCAGTCACAATTGTTCTTGCAAGTTAGAGAGAAGAACAGTTTGGCATATTCTGTTTCCAGCGTTTACCAACCACTCAGCCATTTGGTCATGATTCAAGCTGGACTGGATGCTGATTCAGTTGATAAAGCATTGGATTTAATCAACCAACAGATTAACTTTATCAAGCAAGGTAAATTCACCGATGCACAAGTCGAACATGCGCAAAAAGTTATGTTGACACAACGCAAGATTTCTAGCGATACGATTCAGCACTACATCATGCACAGTATTTGGGAGACTGTCTATCCTAAAACTTTATTGACCGATGCCCAATTCCAAGCTGAATTGGATAATTTGGACAAAAAACACATTGCAAGTGTGGCAGATCATATGCACGCAATTGCTCAGTATCAATTGATTGGAGATTAG